A genomic segment from Janthinobacterium sp. 64 encodes:
- the ahpC gene encoding alkyl hydroperoxide reductase subunit C encodes MSLINTQVKPFKATAFHNGKFVDLTEASLKGKWSVFVFYPADFTFVCPTELEDLADHHAEFQKLGVDVYGISTDSHFAHKAWHDTSDAIKKVQYALIGDPTGTLSRNFEVMIEEEGMALRGTFVINPDGFIKVLEVHDNGIGRDASELLRKVKAAQYVAAHPGEVCPAKWTEGAATLTPSLDLVGKI; translated from the coding sequence ATGTCGCTCATCAATACCCAAGTTAAACCATTCAAGGCAACCGCATTCCACAATGGCAAATTCGTCGACCTGACGGAAGCGTCGCTGAAAGGCAAGTGGTCGGTATTCGTGTTCTACCCAGCCGACTTCACCTTCGTTTGCCCAACCGAACTGGAAGACCTGGCCGATCACCACGCCGAGTTCCAGAAGCTGGGCGTCGATGTCTACGGCATCTCGACCGATTCGCACTTCGCGCACAAAGCATGGCACGACACCTCGGACGCGATCAAGAAAGTGCAATACGCACTGATCGGCGACCCAACCGGTACCCTGTCGCGCAATTTCGAAGTCATGATCGAAGAAGAAGGCATGGCACTGCGCGGTACCTTCGTCATCAATCCAGACGGCTTCATCAAAGTGCTGGAAGTGCATGACAACGGCATCGGCCGTGACGCATCGGAACTGTTGCGCAAAGTTAAGGCAGCTCAATACGTTGCCGCTCACCCAGGCGAAGTGTGCCCAGCCAAATGGACGGAAGGCGCAGCAACCCTGACCCCATCGCTGGACCTGGTTGGCAAGATCTAA